A portion of the Leptospira barantonii genome contains these proteins:
- a CDS encoding methionine ABC transporter permease, which produces MNLIFENLPLDEFAKAFVQTFWMVGISLSISILFGIPLGLLIYLTDKGIFIRNKIVHSVLNTIANVVRSVPFVILLVALLPLTQWITGTTIGPIAASVPLSVAAIPFLARLVEAALREIPEGVLEASVATGASLTLIIREILIPEALPGIVAGITLTTVSLLGFSAMAGIVGGGGIGDLAIRFGYYRYEDGIMFATVAILVILVQLIQWTGDKIRRKTDKRAG; this is translated from the coding sequence ATGAATCTAATATTCGAAAATCTTCCCTTGGATGAATTCGCAAAGGCGTTTGTACAAACGTTTTGGATGGTGGGAATTTCACTTTCCATTTCGATTCTTTTCGGAATTCCTCTCGGACTTTTGATTTATCTGACCGACAAGGGAATTTTTATCCGAAATAAAATCGTTCATTCCGTTTTGAACACGATCGCAAACGTGGTTCGTTCGGTTCCGTTTGTGATTCTTTTGGTTGCGCTTCTTCCCTTAACTCAATGGATTACGGGAACAACAATCGGGCCGATCGCGGCTTCGGTTCCATTGTCCGTTGCGGCGATTCCATTCTTAGCAAGACTTGTGGAAGCGGCTCTTCGAGAAATTCCGGAAGGGGTTTTGGAAGCCAGCGTTGCAACGGGCGCTAGCCTAACATTGATTATACGAGAAATTCTGATTCCGGAAGCGTTACCCGGAATCGTCGCGGGAATCACTTTGACCACGGTCAGTCTTTTGGGTTTTTCTGCGATGGCCGGAATCGTGGGCGGGGGAGGGATCGGGGATCTTGCGATCCGTTTCGGTTATTACCGCTACGAGGACGGGATCATGTTTGCTACGGTCGCCATTCTCGTGATATTGGTGCAGTTGATCCAGTGGACCGGGGATAAGATCCGAAGAAAAACGGACAAACGCGCGGGTTAA